The following proteins are co-located in the Microvirga ossetica genome:
- a CDS encoding ABC transporter permease, whose protein sequence is MTSIASLLFRQKAGASGAAPSTRGEIAGLLVVLAAVILLFSLTTDRFLSAETFTSIAFQLPELGLLTLAMLMPLISGGFNLAITFTANISGLAFAWVLQAYGGADAGVAVFALGVAAALLSGAIIGGAMGVVIAYTGAHPILVSLSMMIFLRGLGEFLTRGGDISGFPTFVVHMGQGTIFGIPIPLLIFMACVAMWTILLKRTRLGFATHMIGSNSEATRYSGVDTHRAIMLVYTLSGVMCAIAGIVMLTRFNSVRVGHGESYLLITVLASFLGRVDPFGGFGRVIPVVIALVVLQVIASGLNLLGTNQHLATALWGVILIVVMIVRYAWARLQVGAFIRYASEKRTLKGRV, encoded by the coding sequence ATGACCTCCATCGCGTCTCTTCTGTTTCGCCAGAAGGCGGGCGCATCCGGCGCAGCGCCTTCAACCAGGGGCGAGATCGCCGGCCTGCTCGTGGTTCTCGCGGCTGTCATTCTGCTGTTCAGCTTGACGACCGATCGCTTCCTCAGCGCGGAGACCTTCACGTCGATCGCGTTCCAGCTTCCCGAACTCGGCCTGCTGACGCTCGCCATGCTCATGCCGCTGATCTCAGGTGGCTTCAATCTCGCCATCACCTTCACGGCGAATATCTCCGGTCTGGCTTTCGCCTGGGTTCTGCAAGCATATGGCGGCGCTGATGCCGGCGTGGCAGTCTTCGCACTCGGCGTTGCGGCCGCGCTTCTCAGCGGCGCGATCATCGGCGGCGCCATGGGTGTTGTCATCGCCTATACGGGCGCGCATCCGATTCTCGTATCCCTGTCGATGATGATCTTCCTGCGCGGGCTCGGCGAGTTCCTGACCCGCGGCGGCGACATCTCCGGCTTCCCGACCTTCGTCGTTCACATGGGTCAGGGTACTATTTTCGGCATTCCGATCCCGCTTCTCATCTTCATGGCCTGCGTGGCGATGTGGACCATCCTGCTGAAGCGAACGCGTCTCGGTTTCGCAACCCACATGATCGGCTCGAACTCCGAGGCTACCCGCTATTCGGGCGTCGACACGCATAGGGCCATCATGCTGGTTTATACGCTCTCCGGCGTCATGTGCGCGATCGCCGGCATCGTCATGCTGACCCGGTTCAATTCGGTTCGTGTTGGACACGGCGAGTCCTATCTCCTGATCACCGTGCTTGCGAGTTTCCTCGGCCGAGTGGACCCCTTCGGCGGCTTCGGCCGGGTGATCCCCGTGGTGATCGCCCTCGTCGTCCTTCAGGTGATCGCCTCCGGCCTCAACCTGCTAGGCACGAACCAGCATCTGGCGACGGCACTCTGGGGCGTAATCCTGATTGTCGTGATGATCGTCCGATATGCCTGGGCAAGGCTGCAAGTTGGAGCGTTCATCCGATACGCGAGTGAAAAGCGGACATTGAAAGGGAGAGTGTGA
- a CDS encoding substrate-binding domain-containing protein, whose protein sequence is MSILLTRRNFVTSTASLVLGAAAGGRIAFAQAKSLVIATSLPSLSFPFFVHMQRQLQAEAKSLGDIRLIETDGQNSVPKQTADVEAAITQKVNAIVISPLEVNAMAPALEQAVKAGIPVVTIDRQVRGVSGILAHVGADNVKGGEAQAEAIMRAFPNGAKIFHLQGQPGAGPAIDRNKGLHNVLDKAKDKYQIVFEQTANFARAEGLSVTEAGLAGKGKPDVIVCANDDMALGAMEAVKARNLSGIAIYGFDALPEALKAIRAGQMAATIEQFPGEQSREAMRIAVSYARDSKKPDTQVKLITPVAITKENVNKAERISEVS, encoded by the coding sequence ATGTCCATTCTGTTGACTCGGCGAAACTTTGTGACTTCTACCGCCAGTCTTGTCCTCGGGGCCGCCGCTGGAGGGCGGATTGCCTTCGCTCAGGCGAAATCGCTTGTAATCGCGACATCTCTTCCAAGCCTATCCTTCCCGTTCTTCGTCCACATGCAGCGCCAGTTGCAGGCGGAGGCGAAGTCGCTTGGCGACATCCGACTAATCGAGACTGATGGACAGAACTCGGTCCCCAAGCAGACCGCCGATGTCGAGGCTGCTATCACTCAGAAGGTCAATGCGATCGTCATTTCGCCCCTGGAGGTGAACGCAATGGCGCCCGCCCTCGAACAGGCGGTGAAGGCTGGCATTCCTGTGGTAACCATCGACCGTCAGGTTCGTGGCGTGTCCGGCATCCTCGCCCATGTGGGCGCCGACAACGTGAAGGGCGGTGAAGCTCAGGCCGAAGCTATCATGAGAGCGTTTCCCAATGGGGCTAAGATCTTCCACTTGCAGGGACAACCTGGTGCTGGACCTGCCATCGACCGCAACAAGGGCCTGCACAACGTCCTCGACAAGGCAAAGGACAAGTATCAGATCGTCTTTGAGCAGACGGCCAATTTCGCTCGGGCGGAAGGGCTTTCAGTGACGGAGGCAGGCCTTGCTGGTAAGGGCAAGCCGGACGTGATCGTCTGCGCCAACGATGATATGGCGCTGGGCGCGATGGAGGCTGTCAAGGCCCGCAATCTCAGCGGCATTGCCATCTACGGCTTTGATGCTCTGCCCGAAGCTTTAAAGGCGATCCGCGCCGGGCAGATGGCCGCCACGATTGAACAGTTCCCCGGCGAGCAGAGCCGCGAGGCGATGAGGATCGCGGTCTCCTACGCGCGTGACAGCAAGAAGCCGGACACGCAAGTGAAGCTCATCACGCCGGTGGCGATCACCAAAGAGAACGTCAACAAGGCGGAACGCATCTCGGAAGTGTCGTAG
- a CDS encoding sugar phosphate isomerase/epimerase family protein, with protein MSVSGFGVHTAMWAMEWNREAAEFAIPEAVKHEIDFLEITMLDPEGVDAEHTRNLLERHEVECVCSLGLPLDKLPTNNPEGALDFLRMALDKSHAIGAKAMSGVIYGAIGQRTGVAPTEAEKNATARVVQEAAAYAKSLGMDYGLEAVNRYENHILNTAEQAVEMVERVGASNVFVHLDTYHMNIEEKGIANGILRAREHLKYIHLSASDRGTPGADTVAWDEVFAALAAIGFKGGMAMESFITVPPQIASALSVWRPVAPAREEVLGQGLPFLRNKAKQYGLI; from the coding sequence ATGAGCGTCAGCGGCTTTGGTGTTCATACCGCCATGTGGGCCATGGAGTGGAACCGCGAGGCGGCAGAGTTCGCAATACCCGAAGCGGTCAAGCACGAGATCGACTTCCTCGAGATCACGATGCTTGACCCCGAAGGCGTGGACGCGGAACACACGCGCAACCTGCTTGAGCGGCACGAAGTCGAGTGCGTCTGCTCGCTTGGGCTTCCCCTCGACAAGCTGCCGACCAACAACCCGGAGGGTGCGCTCGACTTCCTGAGGATGGCGCTCGACAAATCCCATGCGATCGGCGCGAAGGCGATGAGCGGCGTCATCTACGGGGCCATCGGACAGCGCACCGGGGTTGCGCCGACGGAAGCCGAGAAGAACGCAACCGCGCGGGTTGTCCAGGAGGCGGCAGCCTACGCGAAGTCGCTTGGCATGGATTACGGCCTCGAGGCGGTCAATCGCTACGAGAACCACATCCTCAACACAGCCGAACAGGCGGTCGAAATGGTGGAGCGCGTCGGCGCCTCGAACGTCTTCGTGCACCTCGACACCTATCACATGAACATCGAGGAGAAGGGCATCGCGAACGGCATTCTGCGGGCTCGCGAGCACCTGAAATACATCCATCTTTCCGCAAGTGATCGTGGAACGCCCGGCGCCGATACGGTTGCCTGGGACGAGGTGTTCGCCGCGCTCGCGGCGATCGGCTTCAAGGGTGGCATGGCAATGGAAAGCTTCATCACCGTGCCCCCACAAATCGCCTCCGCTCTCTCGGTATGGCGCCCGGTTGCCCCCGCACGGGAGGAAGTTCTTGGCCAGGGACTGCCGTTCCTTCGGAATAAGGCGAAACAGTATGGCTTGATTTAG
- a CDS encoding ABC transporter permease has product MPRLKQIGPTEQWLILVIALISIFLALTTDTFLTLVNLFDLLNYSAVNIMFAAGLLVVLIAGGIDISFAVAASVVQYLTVTILMQMGGGDWAAGLVLACFVGVCLGSLNAALIYHFRITSIVVTIATFNLFFGMLMYVTGGVSIYDLPDWLSTRVVLFERETETGFAEITLPVLAMVVVVTLTWLLLRRLSIGRQLFAMGDNTEAARRLGINLGAMHYLAYGWLGACAGIAGLMQAHYAQEIVPNALYGRELEVLAAVVLGGARLGGGRGTLLGAILGLALVSITQNGLNLLGVSPYAFRMIVGAVILVAISVSGDTMGRVTRRLRGPKLAGATQ; this is encoded by the coding sequence ATGCCTAGGCTGAAGCAAATCGGGCCGACCGAGCAATGGCTCATCCTCGTTATCGCCCTGATCAGCATCTTTCTCGCGCTGACCACCGACACGTTCCTGACCCTCGTCAACCTGTTCGACCTTCTGAACTACTCCGCCGTCAACATCATGTTCGCGGCCGGCCTGCTCGTCGTCCTGATCGCCGGGGGAATCGATATCTCGTTTGCGGTCGCGGCCTCCGTCGTCCAGTATCTCACGGTCACCATCCTGATGCAGATGGGCGGCGGCGACTGGGCCGCCGGCCTCGTCCTGGCCTGCTTCGTCGGTGTCTGCCTGGGATCGCTGAATGCGGCGCTGATTTACCACTTCAGGATCACGTCGATTGTCGTCACAATTGCGACGTTCAACCTGTTCTTCGGGATGTTGATGTATGTCACGGGTGGCGTCTCGATCTATGATCTGCCCGACTGGTTGAGCACGCGCGTCGTCCTCTTCGAGCGCGAGACCGAAACCGGCTTTGCCGAAATCACCCTGCCGGTCCTGGCGATGGTCGTCGTGGTGACGCTGACCTGGCTGCTCCTGCGTCGCCTCAGCATCGGGCGTCAGCTCTTTGCCATGGGTGACAACACGGAGGCTGCACGGCGCCTCGGCATCAACCTCGGTGCGATGCATTATCTGGCCTATGGATGGCTTGGTGCCTGCGCCGGGATCGCGGGGCTCATGCAGGCGCATTACGCCCAGGAAATCGTGCCGAATGCGCTCTATGGACGTGAACTGGAAGTTCTTGCCGCCGTCGTCCTTGGCGGCGCACGGCTTGGCGGCGGGCGCGGCACGCTGCTCGGCGCCATTCTGGGCCTGGCTCTCGTCTCGATCACCCAGAACGGCCTGAACCTGCTCGGGGTTTCGCCCTATGCCTTCCGCATGATCGTTGGCGCGGTCATTCTCGTGGCCATCAGCGTTTCCGGCGACACAATGGGACGGGTGACCCGCCGACTCAGGGGACCGAAACTCGCGGGAGCCACCCAATGA